The following is a genomic window from Desulfovibrio desulfuricans DSM 642.
GTCAACGAGGGCGGTTATATTGAAGTAGTAGATGACCGCTGCTCGTTCCTCATTCCTCCCCACGCAGATGTACTGGCCGAAAAGCTATTGTGGCTCAAACAGCACCCGCTGGAGTCCGCTGCAATGGGAGTCCACGGTCGTGAATTGGCACAGCAATACAGCTGGGATCGCACAGCAAAAGAACTGCTAGAAGAATTAGAAGACGCCCATGACGCGTGGAAAAACAAAAATTCTTTGCAGCTAACCAGCTCAAATGATGGTCCTATTTTCGGCGCCCATTACTATGGCTGGTACGGGAATGGACTGGGAAGCGAGCACTGGAATGACTCTGCCGAAACTGGCACAGTAACGGAAATGCCGCAACTTGGTTATTATAGTTCTACAAGTGGCGATATACTTGAGCAGCACTTACATATGGCAGAGAATGTGGGGTTAGATTTTTTCTTCTTTAACCTGCACATCAATAGCAATGGCCCAATTCAGCGAGAAATGGAGGCTTTTAGCCTTATGCTGGAGAGAGCGGCCTACTTGAAATCATCTGTCAAAATTTGTCTACAGCTATGTCTCTACGATTGCACGGAAGCGATACTTGAAAAAATTTGGATAACACTATTCAGCAAGGTGTTTCGTCATCCAAACTACCAACAATTCAAAGGTAAACCACTTCTTTCAATTTTTTGGACAGGTCAGTACGATGGAGACGTCGCATTTTTGAAAAATCTGCGAAAACACTCTGCACCCGTTACATTGTTAGCCTCCAGCCTTCGCCTGTACCCACCGCATGAGGAGCCCGCACTGACCTTTGGCGCGTTTGATGGGTGGTCGCTATTTTCTCCTCTGGAATTGGCTTCTCCAGAGCATAGAGAAAAACTCTGGAGAGAGGCATACAGCCATGCCAGCGCAGGACAGCAAGGCATCCGATGCTTTACAGTTTCCCCTGGCTACGATGACACAGCGCTTGTTGCCTCCGCGCGTCAGTGGAATTCCCACCGCAATGTTCCGCGTGAGGATGGCAAGGTCTATCGCCAAATGTGGGACACCGCCTACACGCTCCCTCAACCACCTGATATAATGATAATTTCTACTTTCAATGAATTCCACGAGAACACTCAAATAGAATCCACGGTCAGCTCTGGTTCACAATACCTTGAACTAACACGTAGCGCCATCAAAAGAGGGAAAGACACATGGAAAAAATGAGTCATCCCACCCCTGCATATCTTGTGATTGACGAAAATGAGTTTGCGTTTTCTGACAAAGACGAAATTGCTTTTCGAGTTTTTCCAAAGGGAGAAGCCCTAACATCTGGCAATGTCTTCATTGTGGATATTTATGCTGCGGATGACCATTCACACCCTAACGGACACGCAGGCTGGTGGGAATATCCCCTGACTGGCAGTACTTCAGTGGACGTTCGCGTAACGTGCACGGAAAAAGGGTTAACAACTTTTTTTAATGGAGAGTCCGCACAGACCTTTTGGCAAAACGACAAATTTCACATTGCAGGACGCACCCTCATTATGCACCTTGTTGTCAGAGAATGGCGCTCGACAACTATTCTTTTTAATGATCCCATCAGTCTTTACCCCGATCAAAAAAAACTTGAAGCAAGCAAACCATGCGTTAACCTGGGCGATCTGCCAGATGACATGCCGTTACGATGGTTCATCTGGCCTGCGCAACAAAGGGTGAAGATTGTTTTTGGGTCTTTAAACTCGAAAGGTTCGCAAACACTGTGTCGTCAGCTAGCTGTACTGCTAAGCAAAAACAATATTTCATTTAAAATTTATGCGCACGAGTACAGCAACACACAGCGCAAGTCAGTTCAGCCCGTTGAATATCTTTGCCATGATGCAAAAAAAGAAGACCTCATTTTTTTTGTACTAGCAGAAGGTGGCCCAGCGTTATCTATCGTTGCAAACTTGTCGTGTAAAAAAATTCTCTACCACATGCACCTTCCGGACTATAGAAGGTATCAGGCATTTGACGCCGAGTTTGCAAGGAAGCTCGAAGAATTAGCTGACCAACAACATCTGATAATGAAATTTGACGGCATATGCTATGAATCAGAATACACTAAAAAGATTGTAACCCAGTCTTTATACAAGCAAGCATCTCTGAGCCTGTTAGAGGAGTGGGGAGCATGCCAAACACCCGATGGAATAGTGACCATAAGCCCCATTGGCATTTGTGACAAAAATTCAAACTCGCCGAAATGCTCAACAGAAACACTTTTCTGCACTCTGCCCAAAGGAAGTCCAGAATTTCTGCCTCAACGCTTGGCGCTCACTATGACAAAACCAGGCATTCCACAATCGCTAGGGAGTTTTCCACCTTCACTCTGGCGCAAAAATTGGGATAAAATAAATGAAGAGGAATGTCACCATCCTGAAATGTTTATCCTTTCCGTTGGTTCTTTCCGCCCGGACAGACATCATGAAACAACCCTTCAAATCTTTGCCG
Proteins encoded in this region:
- a CDS encoding glycosyltransferase, whose product is MLDIGVVIPQLSKYGGAERLVVECITRWQHKHKITIYAERFNSEMLEEHGIGRDVALRTLSPQIEGNTYSFLLNATFTPKLWSGEIGQHDVYNTHLWPLHLLDLEPAVWYPHEPLRMLYDLKNDKDLISITSEEERRVHIYPKYNYDNVNKSFFQPMLRSASSFDKTGNPFRIVANSKYCASYIESVYGRQASRVVYPGVTVEDFLPPIANEYILTIAQLWPHKRIHLILQSMRLMDNMQLYIVGSGPEKQQLIRQAKELGVYDRTFFLSDLTNHEIQIVFSRALAVVFMPVREPFGIVALEAMAAAKPLVAVNEGGYIEVVDDRCSFLIPPHADVLAEKLLWLKQHPLESAAMGVHGRELAQQYSWDRTAKELLEELEDAHDAWKNKNSLQLTSSNDGPIFGAHYYGWYGNGLGSEHWNDSAETGTVTEMPQLGYYSSTSGDILEQHLHMAENVGLDFFFFNLHINSNGPIQREMEAFSLMLERAAYLKSSVKICLQLCLYDCTEAILEKIWITLFSKVFRHPNYQQFKGKPLLSIFWTGQYDGDVAFLKNLRKHSAPVTLLASSLRLYPPHEEPALTFGAFDGWSLFSPLELASPEHREKLWREAYSHASAGQQGIRCFTVSPGYDDTALVASARQWNSHRNVPREDGKVYRQMWDTAYTLPQPPDIMIISTFNEFHENTQIESTVSSGSQYLELTRSAIKRGKDTWKK
- a CDS encoding glycosyltransferase codes for the protein MEKMSHPTPAYLVIDENEFAFSDKDEIAFRVFPKGEALTSGNVFIVDIYAADDHSHPNGHAGWWEYPLTGSTSVDVRVTCTEKGLTTFFNGESAQTFWQNDKFHIAGRTLIMHLVVREWRSTTILFNDPISLYPDQKKLEASKPCVNLGDLPDDMPLRWFIWPAQQRVKIVFGSLNSKGSQTLCRQLAVLLSKNNISFKIYAHEYSNTQRKSVQPVEYLCHDAKKEDLIFFVLAEGGPALSIVANLSCKKILYHMHLPDYRRYQAFDAEFARKLEELADQQHLIMKFDGICYESEYTKKIVTQSLYKQASLSLLEEWGACQTPDGIVTISPIGICDKNSNSPKCSTETLFCTLPKGSPEFLPQRLALTMTKPGIPQSLGSFPPSLWRKNWDKINEEECHHPEMFILSVGSFRPDRHHETTLQIFAEVAKQHPSLGLVIAGWPFINGYWDYLRFLRENIYSQYASRIVFLQSCNEGQLKYLYKRAKLFFSACSHEGYSGSIIDALSFKLPIVARQTTSTASLLGQSGLQFNTSIQHSDIAHDILNICLDSNFHKSIVTNQEKNMRQRKFLSANIFFESLQKTTLQKN